CGATTCGAGTAGCTGCGTTCTTCTCGACTCAGAAGCTCGTTGGCGATGATGAACCAGTTCTCGTGAGTTTTCGCTTCCTAGTATTCAAATTTGGGCGGCCTTTGATTAGTTGAATTAGTGATAAAGTGATGAACTTTTATGATTCTCAGATGATTAACGATCTTAACTGTTTGGTTGAACCGAAACAGGTTAGAGATTTCATACACAGAGCATTGTATGATGCAAAAGACGGATACTTCTCTCAACGATCGCAATCTGTTGGTGTTCTGGagagaagcattaagttcaacCAGCTTGAAGGTAAAGCTAAAGCATTCAAGTCTCACTTGCCTAAATGTTTGATAGTACCGTTGGATTAATTTACCATTTCTTGGAAGTATAGCTATATTAGTTGTAATCCTAGAGGAGGATGCGGTGTTGactagttttctctttttgtgtATATAGGGAGAAAGGCGTACATGAAACTATTGGAGAAAGTTTACAAGCAGAGTGACATTTCTTGGTTTACTCCTGTGGAGCTCTTCAAGGTTGATTTGTCTTTGATATCTACTTGGAATAGCTTTCACTTGTCCTAAGTATCcccttttttttgtgatttcgATCCtctcttgcagccttggtatGCTCATGGGATTGCAGAAGCTATACTACGAACCACCAATCTCTCAGTTCCATTAAAGGTTTGACTTCTGTGATCTTCTACGTCTAACTGCTTTATTGAATTTCAGGACAATAGTACCAAACATGAAATGTCCTCTGGGGTTTCTGTAGTTGTATTGAATCCTGAGCTATCTTTGGCTACCAGCCTATATGAGAGAACTAGTTAGTGATAGCCTTAGCCTTTAACTTGTTTCAGTTGTTCATGCGTTGAAACCTTGGAATAGAGAAACTATGGTTTACCTAAAAAACTGTTTAGAGTAGTTCACAACTGAACGGTGAATAGAAAGTAAAGCCATTGATTTTCTGTTTAAAGATCgtatttttgttgaatattttcATCCCGGTTTGTGAGTCTACTGTTTGCACTGATTCTTCTGTTAATCGGTAACACTTGAAACATGTCCTTAGATTTATGAAATTGGTGGTGGATCGGGAACCTGTGCGAAGGGTATATTGGACTACATAATGTTGAATGCTCCTGAGAGAATCTACAATAACATGAGCTATACGTACGTATGCCCCCTGTTTTCCTCTAGCTAAGCATGAACTATACACAATCATCTTTTGGCTTGAACTTCAGCATAGTAATCTTTTTAACTGCAtgcttattttaaattattattttttcagatctatagaAATCAGTCCTTCACTGGCTAAGATTCAAAAGGAAACTGTTGCGCAAGTTGGAAGCCATCTATCAAAGTTCCGAGTTGAGTGCCGTGATGCATCTGACCTATCTGGATGGAGtgagtttctttcttttcagtGTGATGCAGATTCtgtatcatttttttcttttttttttctatggcTAATCTGGAATTAGTTTATGGTTGAAAATGTTAAACTTAGTGAGTTGTTCACCAAATTTCGTAATGTAACATTCTTAGAAGCTTGATTTACTCAGAGATATCGTTAGTCAAATGAGGTTATGCTGAAAGCTTGCTTGATACTACTTATTAGTCAAGATGTTTCTAAATTAGCCCACCTTAGTAACGATCTGTGCTTATAGAGTAAATTTTCAAACAGGGAATGTGGAGCAACAACCATGTTGGGTGATAATGCTCGAGGTACGCAATTAAGTAGTTGTTGTTCTCTTTGATAGGTTGTATGGAAGAGGAATCCACTCTAATTTTTGTATAAACCGGTGTCATTGCAGGTGCTAGATAATCTCCCACATGACCTTGTCTATTCCCAAAGCCAACTTTCCCCATGGATGGAAGTCTTGGTTGAAAATAAACCTGAGAGGTGCGTGCATACAATACTGGTTTTGGTTCAAATGAAGTTGTACATTTATGCCTCTATTGATCCTGATCCCTTATAAATTGCAGCGAATCACTCTCTGAACTATACAAGCCTTTAGAGGATCCACTGATCAAGCGCTGCATTGACATTGTTGAACACGAAGCTCCTCCGGtttcaaaaccaaaagaaatcTGGTCTAAACTGTTTACCAAACCTAGACGTTGTTGGCTTCCAACAGGTTGTTTGGTAAGCGAAAAAAATGGTGTCCATTTATAAAAACAGGTCCTGCTTTGCTCTGTTCTAATTATGTGAAATTACAGAAACTGCTGGAGGTTTTACATGAAAAGCTACCAAAGATGTCCCTAATCGCTTCTGACTTTAGCTTCTTGCCGGACGTGAAAGTTCCTGGTGAAAGAGCCCCATTGGTTTCAACAAAGGTatgctctttttcttttccttctaACTATGCAGTGACACCTTTCTCAGAATGTGTAGACTTCACTTAACTGTATATGGCCAAAGTTAAGTCTACACGTCATTATTTTAATCAAGAACTTGGTTTCAGTATAAGTCAGCGTCCTTCTCCATTGCTTATATCAAACTCGGTTCAAGAATACATGATAATGGTTTTCAGTCTTGAAGTATAATTAACAACGTTTTGTGTTTGCAGAAAGACGGAAGTAGCTCAGATTACAGTAGTTATCTAGACGCAAAGGTATTCTCCATTGCAAATTGACTAGTTGTCTAAAATTTCTAACCTCACTTGAACGTTACAATCATATGTAACTCGGGATGATCGATATTGCAGGGTGATGCTGATATATTTTTCCCCACTGACTTTTGGCTTTTGGAACGAATGGATCATTATTGTTCTGGGTGGAGGAAGACGGAGAAAGACGGGACACCATCGAAAAAAGGAAGGAAAAGACGAACTCTCACTGTAAAACAATGATTCTCCTTGAAAACATTTCAACAACAAGAGAGgatatttttgaataacttgtctTTGATTTTTTGGCATGTAGCTGGATACATCAGCGTTCATGGATGAGTTTGGTTTACCTTCAAAGACGAGAACAAAGGACGGATACAACCCGTTACTTGATGACTTCAAGAACACTAAGTTCTATCTTAGTGTCCCAACACACAACACTAAGTAAAGCAAAAAGGTACCATCAGCTCAATAGAACGTCTGATTTTTGCAGAAGATTAAATGCCTTTTGGTAAAGGAGTCAGAGATTACAaatgaaagatttttttaacatttgtctctctctctttttgtaataattttatatcaagTTCAATCAAGATTCCCTCTGTGCAATGAAAAAAGCACACGAACATGACAATTGGAGCTCATTTGAGAAACTCTGAGAACCATAGAGATTTTTATTTCTGAGATAGCCAAGACGTTTTAAGATGTCAAATGAAATAAACATACTATATTTGTGGAATCTCATCACTTCTTTTAGATATTGTTAcaaattctgaaaaaaaaaagattcgaaTCTATGcttcataaagaaaaaaaatgtatatgatAGAGAGACAGAGGGAGATGTTGAGCTATCTGAACTGTATGATCAATGTCGAGAAACCCCTCTCTTCTTTGTCTGAACATTTCAAAGGCTTCCTTACCGTTCTAATCCAGCCACCGTGGAGTTTGTCTGAGAAGTTGAATCTGAATCTCCCACACTCTCTAGCCGACTTTCAAGAATCTCTACAACATTATCCGGCGGGCACTTGTCACTGGCCTTCTTCGGATTCATCTGACAGAAACACTCAGGCCATGAGTTCGTGTAAAACGACTCAGGAGATACGCGTTTGTGAGGCCCTCCAAAGTTCGTTTTCAGCATTACTCGCCTCACTGCTTCTTCGAACCCAGCGGTTTTTCCTTTCTCTCTAGCTATGAAGACTGGAGCTAAAGCCTTTCTGTCAGGTCTGATTGTGGTGCGGAAACCGTAGTAGAGGCGATGACCTAAGAGGTTGTTGGCGAAGTTGCTCGGTCCATCATATGTTGGCATAAAAATGTCGGACAGGAGACAGACCATGTAATCCACAGCTGATCCTATTAATCCTTGCGAGTTTGCTGAAAGCTCCTCAGAGGGGTCGACCGAGCTATGGTTGTCAAGCCGTGGGAATAATGTTCGGAACGGTGACATGAACCTTTCCCCGCCAAAAAGTTCACCAGCTGCTAAGTATATCCTTGTGGAGTTGTCGAATCTCATCGCTCGTAATATAAGACCTACCTGCACCCACAAGGATCCAACCAAACTGTCATGTTGCATTTATAAAGCCTGCAATTATGATTTCTCTATTGCTGTCTAGCTTATCAGTTATCTACTTGTGTATTTGCTCAACCTGAAAATGATGCGGATAAAAAAAGTAAGAAGGAACTTACCTCCTCAGGGGTCAGTGGGCACTTCCCAATAGCCCTTCTTTCATTGTAGATAAGCCTTTTCTCTGCAAAATTTTCTTTACGGTACTTCCTAAGAATCTTCTGTTCCTCGGGGTTAAATATGTCAAAGCACCTGGAGAAAATAGACAATGAACCATATGTTGATGTATGTAAGATGATGATACAAAGGCAaccatatatgatatataaattaCTTTAATAGAAATGAAACTACAGCTGATGGCTGAagaaggattttttttttctttggcaaAAAGAACATACCCTGCAAATGCCAACATATCCATTTCGAAACGAAGATGGATGGACATGAAGTGGCCCTGTGACCGGAGTTTGTCAACAATCGATTCACTCAATTTCATGATGTGTGGCTTGAATCTCAAAGCATGGTAGTTCACTCTGCACCTTAACCGTTGATACTCAGGATTGTCAATTTCCTCCGCCAACCGATGTGAAAAAGGTGTAAGATAGATAGCACTATGTTCTTTCATTGCCTTTAGAGCAGTTGTCAGGTACCAATCAATAGGAGCATCTCGAGGAGGACGAATCTGTTTCAAAGAGAAAAATGAGcacacatgtatatatattctttactTTCAGAAGCTTATATGGAAACAAGTCACATTCCTTTATGTTTGTACCTGAAACGCTTTTATCTTCTTGGTTTTCCCATTTTTGTGAACATCTGGGATCTTTCCCACAATCTTAACATCATACTTCAGTGTCTCAATAAAATGTTCTACGTCATATATTCCCTGGAATCCACTGCGGATAAGAAAATCATATATTAGAGAAGGCAGAAACATACTCAAATAATTTATGCAATGGCATTTGCACTTCCTGTCCTTCACATTAGGTGATTAAACCCTCTTAGAACTTATCTGTctgatgatatttataaaagCTACAAATTGCAACACGTTCACACTAGTAGCCACTATTAATCAAGTCATTATTTTACAGAAAGTCCCTTAATTTCTAATAGCAATGTCTAAAGGAAGCAAGGTACCTGGCATCATGCCAAAACGAGTTTGCATCTAGTTCGGGCAACACAAGTGTAGCATTCATGATCCGGGCAGCAAGTACTGCATTACATATCTGCAACATCCATCCACATGTCAATATTAGCCATTAAGGAGGTTGAAGCTAAGCTCAAATCCACTATAGTTACAGATTAAACACCAACCGCACTACGTTGCTGATTCAAACCACCATTACACCGAACACGAAGATAACCATTCGTCTCCTTCGTAGGAGCTGCAAAAGTAATCTTATCATCAATACAAGCTTGGAACGCCCCAAGACTTCTGAGATtagcatcaagttataaaatcGTTACAGCTCAAAAACATGAGATGAACTGAACATACGAGGCCAGTCAGATCGTGGAGCAGAAGATGGCCTCCAGCCACCGGAATCAGCACTCTCCCAGAGCTCCTCCACGTTTATCTGCTCAAATACCATATACAAATCCATCAATCAATCAACAAAAGACTGACTAAATCTCGATTCAGATCTCATCTAACCTGATCTACAGCCTCACTACTCAGAATCCATACTAACTGACCTTAGAAGGACGGCTCGGCTCGGGATTACCACCGATGTTAAACGAGAAAAGCAGCGAGAGAGTACAGATCAGTAGAACTATGACTCCGATGGACAGCTTCGCCACCATCCCCTTCGTTCCAACTCCTCCTCCCGCCTTCCCATGGAGACGGTGATGCCCTAACCTGCAACATCACTCAAAAATCAGCTCCGATCCAACCAATTTTGCTCTGTTTATACGAAAATCGCATCACACAGACGAGAAATTTCTcgataaatcaaaaaaattcacaGAAAAAGTGAAAGAGAAGGAGCTTGG
This region of Brassica napus cultivar Da-Ae chromosome C5, Da-Ae, whole genome shotgun sequence genomic DNA includes:
- the LOC106401418 gene encoding O-fucosyltransferase 1-like isoform X2, giving the protein MFLSSPTKETNGYLRVRCNGGLNQQRSAICNAVLAARIMNATLVLPELDANSFWHDASGFQGIYDVEHFIETLKYDVKIVGKIPDVHKNGKTKKIKAFQIRPPRDAPIDWYLTTALKAMKEHSAIYLTPFSHRLAEEIDNPEYQRLRCRVNYHALRFKPHIMKLSESIVDKLRSQGHFMSIHLRFEMDMLAFAGCFDIFNPEEQKILRKYRKENFAEKRLIYNERRAIGKCPLTPEEVGLILRAMRFDNSTRIYLAAGELFGGERFMSPFRTLFPRLDNHSSVDPSEELSANSQGLIGSAVDYMVCLLSDIFMPTYDGPSNFANNLLGHRLYYGFRTTIRPDRKALAPVFIAREKGKTAGFEEAVRRVMLKTNFGGPHKRVSPESFYTNSWPECFCQMNPKKASDKCPPDNVVEILESRLESVGDSDSTSQTNSTVAGLER
- the BNAC05G02910D gene encoding uncharacterized protein BNAC05G02910D, producing MALVRLISSRKLSPPFFSRNVDRLELTRIGSIRVAAFFSTQKLVGDDEPVLVRDFIHRALYDAKDGYFSQRSQSVGVLERSIKFNQLEGRKAYMKLLEKVYKQSDISWFTPVELFKPWYAHGIAEAILRTTNLSVPLKIYEIGGGSGTCAKGILDYIMLNAPERIYNNMSYTSIEISPSLAKIQKETVAQVGSHLSKFRVECRDASDLSGWRNVEQQPCWVIMLEVLDNLPHDLVYSQSQLSPWMEVLVENKPESESLSELYKPLEDPLIKRCIDIVEHEAPPVSKPKEIWSKLFTKPRRCWLPTGCLKLLEVLHEKLPKMSLIASDFSFLPDVKVPGERAPLVSTKKDGSSSDYSSYLDAKGDADIFFPTDFWLLERMDHYCSGWRKTEKDGTPSKKGRKRRTLTLDTSAFMDEFGLPSKTRTKDGYNPLLDDFKNTKFYLSVPTHNTK
- the LOC106401418 gene encoding O-fucosyltransferase 1-like isoform X1; its protein translation is MRRLGHHRLHGKAGGGVGTKGMVAKLSIGVIVLLICTLSLLFSFNIGGNPEPSRPSKINVEELWESADSGGWRPSSAPRSDWPPPTKETNGYLRVRCNGGLNQQRSAICNAVLAARIMNATLVLPELDANSFWHDASGFQGIYDVEHFIETLKYDVKIVGKIPDVHKNGKTKKIKAFQIRPPRDAPIDWYLTTALKAMKEHSAIYLTPFSHRLAEEIDNPEYQRLRCRVNYHALRFKPHIMKLSESIVDKLRSQGHFMSIHLRFEMDMLAFAGCFDIFNPEEQKILRKYRKENFAEKRLIYNERRAIGKCPLTPEEVGLILRAMRFDNSTRIYLAAGELFGGERFMSPFRTLFPRLDNHSSVDPSEELSANSQGLIGSAVDYMVCLLSDIFMPTYDGPSNFANNLLGHRLYYGFRTTIRPDRKALAPVFIAREKGKTAGFEEAVRRVMLKTNFGGPHKRVSPESFYTNSWPECFCQMNPKKASDKCPPDNVVEILESRLESVGDSDSTSQTNSTVAGLER